Proteins encoded in a region of the Chelonoidis abingdonii isolate Lonesome George chromosome 2, CheloAbing_2.0, whole genome shotgun sequence genome:
- the GOT1L1 gene encoding putative aspartate aminotransferase, cytoplasmic 2 → MAALSLFLDVPLTREVNWLLDAYQEDPSPDKVYLDHRDCQTEMGKAWVCPTVRQTLLQIASDPTLDHEYLPVLGFPEFTRAATELALGRESRAVIENRLLLFSTLLTSSLNGALGGVSSSHENDTMKKSQGHRCVLDSLRCIFQDVGFTEIQPYHYWDTVRLAVAIEGFLEVLESAPDCSIVVLHAPEETGLTPKQWEEVARVMGRKRLFPFFDIPAQGLASGDLDRDAWALRHFVAQGFELFCAQSFSKTFGLYDERVGNLIVVARDNETLVRIRSQLQKQVMGMWATPASLGARVITTVLNNPALLNKWKQSLRMLAEKIMLIREKLKEKLRILGTPGFWDHLTAQSGTRSFTGLLSSQVAFLEKHKHIYLLGSGQVSVCSINSHNLDYVAQSINEAVSSTEGRAQGLSWAEME, encoded by the exons ATggccgctctctctctcttccttgacGTTCCACTCACCAGGGAAGTGAACTGGCTCCTGGATGCCTACCAGGAGGATCCATCCCCTGACAAAGTGTACCTTGACCACAGGG ACTGCCAGACTGAAATGGGCAAAGCGTGGGTCTGCCCAACCGTGAGACAGACCCTGCTGCAGATCGCCAGTGACCCAACCCTGGACCACGAGTACCTCCCAGTGCTGGGGTTCCCTGAGTTCACCAGGGCAGCTACCGAGCTGGCGCTTGGCAGGGAGAGCCGTGCTGTGATTGAGAACAGG CTATTGCTTTTCTCCACCTTGCTCACCAGCAGTTTGAATGGAGCCCTTGGGGGCGTTAGCTCTTCACATGAGAACGACACTATGAAGAAATCACAGGGTCACCGCTGTGTTCTGG ACAGCCTCCGGTGTATATTCCAAGATGTCGGCTTTACAGAGATCCAGCCCTACCATTACTGGGACACTGTGAGGCTGGCTGTAGCCATAGAAGGATTCCTGGAGGTGCTGGAG AGTGCCCCGGACTGCTCCATAGTTGTGCTGCATGCTCCTGAGGAAACCGGCCTGACTCCCAAGCAGTGGGAAGAAGTTGCCAGGGTCATGGGG AGGAAGCGCCTCTTCCCCTTCTTTGACATCCCGGCTCAGGGGCTGGCCTCCGGAGACCTGGACAGAGACGCCTGGGCTCTGCGACACTTTGTGGCCCAAGGGTTTGAGCTCTTCTGTGCCCAGTCCTTCTCGAAAACCTTCGGCTTATATG ATGAGCGCGTGGGGAACCTGATTGTGGTGGCGAGGGACAATGAGACGCTGGTGAGAAtccgctcccagctgcagaagcaAGTGATGGGAATGTGGGCCACTCCTGCCAGTTTGGGAGCCCGGGTCATCACCACGGTGCTGAACAACCCGGCCCTGTTGAACAAGTG GAAACAGAGTCTCCGGATGCTGGCAGAGAAGATCATGCTGATCCGGGAGAAGCTGAAGGAGAAGCTGCGGATCCTGGGTACACCTGGCTTCTGGGACCACCTCACGGCCCAGTCAGGGACCCGCAGCTTCACCGGGTTGCTCT CATCCCAGGTGGCTTTCCTAGAGAAGCACAAACACATCTACCTTCTCGGGAGTGGCCAGGTCAGTGTCTGCAGCATCAACTCACACAACCTGGACTACGTGGCCCAGAGCATCAACGAGGCCGTAAGCAGCACGGAGGGCAGGGCACAAGGCCTGAGCTGGGCAGAGATGGAGTGA